One genomic region from Uloborus diversus isolate 005 chromosome 2, Udiv.v.3.1, whole genome shotgun sequence encodes:
- the LOC129217601 gene encoding carboxylesterase-like — translation MSLLSHRPYSHLDNDDDRFLYRRHRKVHRKKLHRCLLGTVVVLSLLLAAVVVAAIQIAVVNPRSHTNDASPVIRRESSAAFEDALVVRTNCGEYIGTIEDGAFVFKGMPYAKAPVGHLRWKKPISWWSDGEWCGRKERRRAHKYAKPCFHLDPETKKFRGTEDCLYLNVWSPRLDTSAGLEVMVWIHGGFLQWGSGHEPGVCPSGRVAKRLNAVFVSFNYRLGALGFMALDILSQNPQDAKGNYGLWDQVVALQWVKQNIRAFGGDPEKVTVFGADSGAASILALQSSEIAKDLFRSAWLLGPSFTFNRTFEDLSQHHRAFFLARSSCTNATCLRHLPAHTIAETYLWKDEPSFRIRDQNDLPIPGIYPEQMIVLDGELLQQTPIEAIASGNGEQIPTLVGTTAQAINIWPGPDDLFKWKWSQLSKYVVTSLDSFGPGISHEALELYNTSLNGDIQSPEEVYSTMVSDLRQTCPIDHMIHFIANASTVPLYRYVITSTPSIPIKILGYPSSYAFHQWDVVAFFDHMEHYLDAPTSTDFTFRDELHRMVRAFIRSGGMRDPIPGWNMYPLNMAQISRDNVTIIKSYHEDKCNFWKSKGFEDFAWVS, via the exons ATGTCCCTCTTAAGTCACCGTCCGTACAGTCATTTAGATAATGATGACGACAGATTTTTATACAGAAGACACAGGAAAGTACACAGGAAGAAACTGCACAG ATGTCTCCTGGGTACGGTAGTTGTTCTAAGCTTATTACTAGCAGCAGTGGTAGTGGCAGCCATCCAGATAGCTGTAGTCAATCCTCGAAGTCACACAAACGATGCATCACCAGTTATAAGGAGGGAGTCATCAGCTGCTTTCGAAGACGCGCTCGTGGTCAGAACGAACTGTGGAGAATATATTGGAACGATTGAAGATGGTGCATTCGTTTttaag GGTATGCCATACGCCAAAGCACCAGTTGGGCACTTACGGTGGAAAAAACCTATTTCCTGGTGGTCAGACGGGGAATGGTGCGGAAGAAAAGAACGGAGGAGAGCTCACAAATACGCCAAACCTTGCTTCCACCTGGATCCAGAAACGAAGAAGTTTAGAGGAACAGAAGACTGTCTTTATCTCAATGTCTGGTCTCCAAGACTAGACACTTCA GCAGGCCTTGAAGTAATGGTATGGATCCATGGTGGATTTTTGCAATGGGGAAGTGGACATGAGCCCGGTGTTTGCCCGTCGGGGAGAGTGGCAAAGagactgaatgctgtttttgtgTCCTTCAACTACCGACTGGGAGCTCTGGGTTTCATGGCTTTAGACATCTTGTCCCAAAACCCTCAAGATGCCAAAGGAAACTACGGATTGTGGGACCAGGTAGTCGCGCTGCAGTGGGTCAAGCAAAACATCCGAGCCTTCGGGGGAgatccagaaaag gtaacagtttttgGTGCGGATTCCGGAGCTGCGTCAATTTTAGCACTTCAATCTTCCGAAATTGCTAAGGATCTCTTCCGCTCAGCCTGGCTTTTGGGTCCATCCTTCACGTTCAATCGCACCTTTGAAGATCTTTCTCAGCACCATCGCGCCTTTTTCCTCGCAAGAAGTAGTTGTACAAATGCCACCTGCCTTCGTCACCTACCAGCACACACGATAGCGGAAACTTATCTGTGGAAAGACGAACCATCCTTTAGAATACGGGATCAGAACGATCTTCCTATTCCAGGAATTTATCCGGAGCAAATGATAGTACTAGACG GTGAACTTCTGCAGCAGACGCCCATTGAAGCCATAGCGTCTGGAAATGGTGAACAAATACCGACTCTGGTAG GTACAACTGCTCAAGCAATAAATATATGGCCCGGACCTGATGACTTATTCAAGTGGAAGTGGAGTCAACTTTCAAAGTATGTGGTTACCAGCTTAGACAGTTTTGGACCAGGAATAAGCCATGAAGCATTAGAGTTGTATAACACTTCTCTGAACGGGG atataCAGTCACCGGAAGAGGTTTACAGTACTATGGTGAGTGATCTGAGACAGACTTGTCCTATCGATCACATGATTCATTTTATTGCCAATGCATCCACAGTACCACTGTACAGATACGTCATCACCTCTACTCCATCCATACCG ATAAAAATCCTGGGATATCCATCATCATATGCTTTTCATCAGTGGGACGTAGTAGCTTTCTTTGATCATATGGAGCATTATTTGGATGCACCAACATCAACTGATTTCACCTTTCGAGACGAACTTCATCGGATGGTGAGAGCTTTTATTCGTTCCGGAGGTATGCGCGACCCCATTCCAGGGTGGAACATGTACCCTCTGAATATGGCTCAAATCTCTAGAGACAATGTCACAATCATCAAGAGTTACCACGAAGACAAATGCAATTTCTGGAAGAGTAAAGGTTTCGAAGATTTTGCTTGGGTCAGTTAG